From a single Toxoplasma gondii ME49 chromosome II, whole genome shotgun sequence genomic region:
- a CDS encoding hypothetical protein (encoded by transcript TGME49_221400) produces MLNGLPVPGLQRQRRVCGVSDYAMPCKEPDMGDLLDANQCLSQTKMDNTDEQDLSPPSSEAAASTCAFSDSASWGESRDQSSPSSLAHHAAQEFSDQESISADQDKSPDEISKLCMLPDGVWNKRGCEDFVDLPGTDRGKSGEQSDRFVAEKDDAGVALAASETVGVDAAMARCQTVPEGRRETDIPANDAAIPEKGADDFEKSKDTEATVRTTRSETMFKTRVEASENRDITETVQRSSHMETTQETKARGSGGETRSLPNRQSADEAKRDTWGSTAAEGKSAVPVHREERKESAERQLAETEPRMEGEPTEEVKSHPSKTSETGVRDKEPQPSEIGCAVSTGAELAAGTKEDDSTQEGEVQSLQCQPHAEKENKKLTRPRLVLRRTGGEDTPTSIQEESKDNTPVAASSPGSRLVRTPPIDENVFVSVVAAESSAAVLSTEQSVNLPVPASLCNNQNSSDNENRLECGSESPASRIFGGREGSSVLSPADAAVVDAQPEASCSLTVSASGAKRQYSLCTSSPEIMSPSNSKLGVASPANSLLAGTPGCRSDVSVGEKLRDEVNLPCCGTVRLCRCAVPPRMCACSLNAAKSFPSPSNREWRTTGCFGEVVVCGCERSSARGHAEVMNEKGVTIDHECLSLSGMDCVTPWRGDSRLDSCGQSTCSGCWRVATADAVRSASGDKSSSTFVRGAAESCCAGGFPGNFAGAGRSHGGCVSSSACTFVERADPVNLRRLQASRAAVYGDITGACPVACRTKHCLPQVQLFSGGCPFLLGPQETAAAAVAIADACEDTFQSLGWISEKQGSTQAKAESKSELKSKDAFQPNEDERLHRTTDTLQQGSGAEENEEIGKVVAPTKKNGSLLSETLEAVARSRGLWSQMVLESLLERLREANGAGEISVTPTSAQKVAADRVMGPSRLSTMDSPVGSANELSSMQCREKLGRLVRQTGSPKEVGGTEARCTPLSGCWSSCKNSVKAGLDATDNAHGFARGSESRSPSCGDVVKAVLQDQPGRVKTPTAVPRSLTEAEARFGGAFGTGASRPELSKAGVSRRRTDEVGRSAALQTEKLKGAPSDSPRQVPPVQSWGPGAPIRTLAEARIASLNVRFSRSAAGTTASPFPPRRTVVRRQGQLETMPGLAKAAVAVKPREPGIQAGHASDRRVDKDGKAGSSAVLLRAGSCRAASAAPNARNAGPRRARDTPRRDKQDCGRRSLLPGTHGRGASHSGHASSAPDATQHQLDALHAAAAAVLRSRLEGHKKDQMAGRSSRHALRAVPSERGGTTLPGHAVSSEGCDAENDNLAGLWNCAQVGSEGPCGSRFEGNRETLSTSQVSSAKAKGACRSPATNGSSLGDAKEDSRSRSDCMQASESYGAWRQRHAEVEAGEGFLGEKAGEAKAFSIAGDSEKSVPRLPVEAATLAKEFARKARLGEPRGSQTVADSQVGVSVVDPIECLIAGVLPHNEYARLTAERAAEHVVHGGAGNPVPRVRRSVSISVLGEKTTAVKRGVSETFTSGEGRQESNKDNVADDQEEQLRKRRKLQFLLGIPCGLEDIEEALQWRGEAQSRLAAGAAPVSASSGDVLDPEPSGERDQTRRLLVQAVEGRAGREEGFRNSDRKTEQQSNEETASEVKDRSLSRQASIQESRVCHEETSSLLAVSSDSRQPVPAKVCAERLEVGRYEGEGRCRVFDRTGTAGACTEVEATAIHGGVEPHEEGDVSRNASLLREGKGQASVPVSDTCAAESLGSGEHKGKFEEDSSEGEGKADSGPAWANGSVLSRVGTLSMGTLSCLRRFSSRSTVCTAGSFSRASSTTTSAYDLSPVASQILSGWSGSISCLEKGGECGDGGLGTLGVSPLPVTPAAVVRSETFPESGETWGDKESGSARPALAIDLSGTKGLRAETQLGDGADGNFEEAEEAGEKTCGSEDSRTTAACVELMIEMFQAVGEEAAVAAAASLLERTEKDDLESQWEDMDGQGEASSSWNQGSPGESLTPAQQNVSVRM; encoded by the exons ATGCTGAACGGTCTTCCGGTTCCGGGTCTGCAAAGACAAAGGCGAGTGTGCGGTGTCTCGGACTATGCGATGCCGTGTAAGGAACCGGATATGGGGGACTTACTCGACGCGAATCAGTGTCTTTCTCAGACAAAGATGGACAATACCGACGAGCAGGACCTCTCACCTCCAAGCAGTGAAGCCGCGGCGTCCACCTGTGCATTCTCGGACAGCGCATCCTGGGGGGAGTCTCGGGACCAgtcctcgccgtcgtctcTTGCACACCACGCAGCCCAAGAGTTCAGTGACCAGGAAAGCATTTCCGCCGACCAAGACAAGTCCCCGGACGAGATAAGCAAACTGTGCATGCTGCCGGATGGCGTGTGGAACAAGAGAGGATGTGAAGACTTTGTGGATCTGCCTGGAACAGATAGGGGAAAGTCCGGGGAGCAGAGCGACCGTTTCGTcgccgagaaagacgacgccGGTGTGGCGCTTGCAGCGAGTGAGACAGTCGGAGTTGACGCAGCGATGGCGAGGTGCCAGACTGTTCCGGAGGgtcggagagaaacagacattCCAGCCAATGACGCGGCGATACCGGAGAAGGGAGCAGACGACTTTGAAAAGTcaaaagacacagaggcaaCGGTGAGGACAACGCGTTCTGAAACGATGTTCAAGACACGAGTTGAAGCCTCTGAGAATCGGGATATCACGGAGACCGTGCAGCGCTCATCACACATGGAGACAACccaggagacaaaggcgcgCGGTAGCgggggagaaacgcgcagtCTGCCGAACAGACAGAgcgcagacgaagcaaaGCGGGACACCTGGGGGAGTACCGCGGCGGAAGGAAAATCCGCTGTGCCCGTGcatcgagaggagaggaaggagtcTGCGGAAAGGCAACTGGCAGAAACGGAGCCAAGGATGGAGGGAGAGCCGACGGAGGAAGTTAAGAGTCATCCAAGCAAGACTTCTGAGACTGGAGTTCGTGACAAGGAACCGCAACCGTCAGAGATCGGATGTGCCGTGTCGACAGGTGCTGAACTGGCCGCGGGGACCAAGGAAGACGACTCCACTCAAGAAGGCGAGGTGCAGAGTCTGCAGTGCCAGCCACatgcggagaaggaaaacaagaagctGACGAGACCACGACTTGTTCTACGGCgaacaggaggagaggaTACTCCAACTTCAATTCAAGAAGAATCCAAGGACAACACTCCTGTAGCTGCCTCATCCCCAGGGTCCCGTCTTGTTCGG ACACCTCCCATTGACGAGAATGTGTTCGTCTCAGTCGTGGCAGCTGAGTCCTCCGCGGCGGTGCTTTCAACGGAGCAAAGTGTCAATCTTCCAGTTCCCGCTTCTCTATGTAATAACCAAAACAGCAGTGACAACGAAAACCGCCTCGAGTGTGGCTCAGAGTCGCCGGCGTCCAGAATCTTtggaggacgagaaggctCTAGTGTATTATCTCCAGCTGACGCGGCGGTCGTAGACGCGCAACCGGAAGCGTCGTGCTCCTTGACGGTGTCGGCGTCAGGCGCGAAGCGCCAGTACTCACTGTGCACAAGCTCACCGGAAATAATGTCGCCCTCCAACTCAAAGCTGGGGGTTGCCTCTCCGGCGAACAGCCTTCTCGCGGGGACCCCAGGGTGTCGCTCCGACGTCTCCGTGGGCGAGAAATTGAGAGATGAGGTAAATCTACCGTGTTGTGGCACGGTACGGCTCTGCCGCTGTGCGGTCCCGCCGAGAATGTGCGCCTGCAGTTTGAATGCGGCCAAGAGCTTCCCGTCGCCGAGCAACAGAGAGTGGAGAACTACCGGATGCTTCGGTGAGGTCGTCGTGTGTGGCTGCGAGCGAAGTTCGGCCAGGGGACATGCGGAGGTGATGAATGAGAAAGGCGTCACGATCGACCATGAATGCCTGAGTCTGAGCGGCATGGACTGTGTCACACCGTGGAGAGGCGATTCTCGGCTGGACAGCTGCGGCCAGAGCACATGCAGTGGGTGCTGGAGAGTGGCGACAGCTGATGCGGTCCGCAGTGCAAGTGGAGACAAGAGTTCGTCAACGTTCGTACGGGGCGCTGCAGAAAGTTGTTGCGCTGGCGGCTTCCCGGGGAACTTTGCAGGTGCTGGCCGCTCTCACGGCGGGTGTGTTTCGTCGAGTGCCTGCACCTTCGTGGAGAGGGCGGACCCAGTTAATCTCCGCAGACTCCAGGCCTCGCGCGCTGCGGTATACGGAGACATCACGGGCGCTTGCCCCGTCGCGTGTAGGACGAAGCATTGCTTGCCTCAGGTCCAGCTTTTTTCCGGTGGTTGCCCATTTCTCCTCGGGCCGCAGGAGACGGCGGCAGCTGCTGTTGCCATcgcagatgcatgcgaagaTACCTTCCAGTCCCTGGGATGGATTTCTGAGAAGCAGGGCAGCACGCAGGCCAAGGCAGAAAGCAAGTCGGAGTTGAAATCGAAGGACGCGTTTCAACCAAATGAGGACGAGCGGCTGCACCGCACTACTGACACTTTGCAGCAGGGCTcgggagcagaagagaacgaagagataGGCAAGGTCGTGGCGCCGACGAAAAAGAACGGATCACTGCTTTCTGAAACTCTCGAAGCGGTGGCGCGCTCTCGCGGACTGTGGTCACAAATGGTTTTGGAGTCCCTGCTAGAGAGGCTACGAGAGGCAAACGGAGCTGGAGAGATCTCAGTGACACCGACGTCCGCGCAGAAGGTGGCAGCAGACCGAGTCATGGGTCCGTCCAGACTGTCAACGATGGACAGCCCGGTGGGCAGTGCGAACGAGCTGTCGAGCATGCAGTGCCGCGAGAAACTCGGGAGACTCGTCCGACAGACGGGGTCACCTAAAGAAGTCGGCGGGACTGAGGCGCGGTGCACGCCGCTGAGTGGCTGCTGGTCATCCTGCAAGAATTCCGTGAAGGCGGGTCTGGACGCGACAGACAACGCCCACGGCTTCGCGCGAGGATCCGAATCGAGGTCGCCCTCTTGCGGCGACGTAGTCAAAGCTGTTCTCCAAGACCAGCCAGGACGAGTGAAGACACCTACAGCCGTGCCACGGTCGTTgacggaggcggaggcgaggtTTGGTGGCGCCTTTGGAACGGGGGCATCACGGCCCGAGTTGTCTAAGGCGGGTGTGTCGCGGCGAAGAACAGACGAGGTCGGACGAAGTGCCGCGCTgcaaacagagaaactcAAGGGTGCGCCGAGCGACAGTCCCAGACAGGTCCCCCCAGTCCAGAGTTGGGGGCCGGGCGCCCCGATTCGCACGCTGGCCGAAGCACGAATCGCTTCGTTGAatgtgcgtttctctcgaagcGCAGCCGGCACCACAGCGTCACCGTTTCCTCCCAGAAGGACAGTAGTCCGACGACAGGGGCAGCTGGAGACCATGCCTGGCCTGGCGAAGGCTGCAGTCGCAGTGAAGCCCCGAGAACCTGGGATCCAAGCAGGGCATGCCAGCGACCGTCGAGTGGACAAAGACGGCAAGGCCGGCAGCTCCGCGGTGCTTCTCCGGGCCGGGTCGTgccgcgccgcctctgcagctccgAACGCCAGAAACGCTGGTCCCCGCAGAGCCAGGGACACTCCGCGACGAGATAAGCAAGATTGCGGCAGACGTTCTTTATTGCCTGGTACCCACGGGCGAGGGGCGAGTCACAGCGGTCACGCATCGTCGGCGCCTGACGCGACTCAACACCAGCTCGACGCCTTGCATGCGGCAGCTGCGGCGGTGCTGCGGAGTCGCCTTGAAGGCCACAAGAAGGACCAGATGGCTGGCCGGTCCTCTCGACACGCCCTGCGCGCGGTACCCTCTGAGCGGGGGGGGACGACTTTGCCAGGCCATGCGGTTTCCAGCGAAGGCTGCGACGCCGAAAATGACAACCTCGCTGGACTGTGGAACTGCGCTCAGGTCGGGTCGGAAGGACCGTGTGGATCCCGTTTTGAaggcaacagagagacactgtCGACGTCGCAGGTGTCctcggcgaaggcgaagggggCTTGTCGGTCCCCGGCGACGAACGGATCCAGCCTGGGTGACGCAAAGGAGGACAGTCGAAGTCGATCGGACTGTATGCAAGCCTCAGAGTCCTACGGAGCCTGGCGTCAGAGGCATGCGGAGGTGGAAGCCGGAGAAGGCTTTCTTGGAGAGAAGGCtggcgaggcgaaggcgtTCTCGATAGCTGGGGATTCAGAGAAATCGGTTCCCCGATTGCCAGTTGAGGCCGCGACGCTGGCCAAGGAGTTTGCGAGGAAAGCACGCCTGGGAGAACCTCGCGGGTCCCAGACCGTCGCGGATAGCCAAGTCGGCGTGAGTGTGGTAGACCCGATCGAGTGCCTTATCGCAGGTGTATTGCCGCACAACGAATATGCGCGCTTGACGGCGGAACGCGCGGCGGAACATGTGGTGCATGGAGGCGCGGGGAATCCGGTGCCCAGGGTCAGACGAAGTGTCTCGATATCTGTCCTCGGGGAGAAAACCACGGCAGTGAAACGCGGCGTGTCTGAGACATTCACATCCGGCGAAGGTCGGCAGGAGAGCAACAAAGATAACGTGGCGGACGACCAGGAGGAGCAACTGCGGAAGCGACGGAAGCTGCAGTTTCTTTTAGGCATCCCCTGTGGTTTAGAAGACATCGAAGAGGCGCTGCAGTGGAGGGGAGAAGCCCAGAGTCGTCTGGCGGCAGGCGCAGCGCCGGTGTCTGCTTCGAGTGGAGACGTCCTCGACCCCGAGCCGTCCGGAGAAAGGGATCAGACacgtcgtcttctcgtccAGGCAGTGGAAGGACGGGCTGGTAGAGAGGAAGGCTTTCGAAACTCTGATCGAAAGACCGAGCAGCAGTCCAACGAGGAGACGGCTTCGGAGGTGAAAGATCGGAGTTTGAGTCGCCAGGCGTCGATCCAGGAAAGTCGTGTTTGTCACGAGGAAAcgtcgtctcttctggcAGTTTCTTCGGATTCACGGCAACCTGTGCCGGCAAAGGTGTGCGCTGAGAGACTTGAGGTGGGCAGGTATGAGGGTGAGGGGAGATGTCGCGTCTTTGACCGTACTGGAACCGCAGGCGCGTGCACTGAGGTCGAAGCGACGGCGATTCATGGTGGTGTCGAGCCACACGAGGAGGGAGATGTATCAAGGAACGCGTCGCTTCTGCGTGAGGGGAAAGGCCAGGCAAGTGTGCCAGTCTCCGACACTTGCGCAGCCGAGTCTCTAGGAAGCGGTGAGCACAAAGGGAAattcgaagaagacagctctgaaggagaggggaaggcggATTCGGGGCCTGCGTGGGCGAACGGTTCTGTGCTGTCGCGAGTTGGAACGCTCTCGATGGGGACTCTCTCATGTCTCCGCCGATTCTCTAGCCGGTCGACTGTCTGTACTGCGGGGTCGTTCTCGCGAGCCTCGTCGACAACGACGTCGGCGTACGATTTGTCTCCAGTCGCAAGCCAGATTTTGTCAGGGTGGTCAGGAAGTATCAGCTGTCTCGAGAAAGGCGGCGAGTGTGGAGACGGGGGACTTGGGACCCTCGGTGTCTCGCCACTTCCTGTGACTCCTGCCGCCGTCGTTCGATCGGAGACATTTCCGGAATCCGGGGAAACTTGGGGTGACAAAGAGTCAGGTAGTGCTCGTCCTGCGCTCGCAATCGACTTGAGTGGCACCAAGGGCTTgcgtgcagagacacagctAGGCGACGGGGCTGACGGAAACTTcgaggaagcggaggaggCAGGTGAGAAGACGTGTGGTAGCGAAGACTCGCGTACGacagctgcatgcgtagAGCTGATGATTGAAATGTTTCAAGCGGTGGGCGAAGAGGCGGCTGTAGctgctgccgcctctcttttGGAAAGGACCGAGAAAGACGACCTTGAGTCGCAGTGGGAAGACATGGACGGACAGGGGGAGGCGAGTTCTTCGTGGAATCAGGGATCTCCCGGTGAAAGCCTCACCCCTGCCCAGCAAAATGTGTCAGTGCGCATGTGA